A window of Lagenorhynchus albirostris chromosome 11, mLagAlb1.1, whole genome shotgun sequence contains these coding sequences:
- the LOC132529533 gene encoding keratin, type II cytoskeletal 6A-like has protein sequence MTSRSTVRSQSGSRRVFSAGSARVPGVNRSGFSSMSVCRSRGSGGFTGVGGGASFGSRSLYGIGGSKRISLGGGSCAFGGGYGSRAGGGLGFGGGAGSGFGFGSGAGGGIGLGGGAGFGGGYGGSGFSVCPPGGIQEVTINQSLLTPLNLQIDPTIQRIKTEEREQIKTLNNRFASFIDKVRFLEQQNKVLETKWALLQEQGTKTVRQSLEPYFEQYINNLRGQLDYLVSERSRLDSELRGMQDTVEDFKKKYEDEINKRTSAENEFVNLKKDVDVAYMTKVDLQAKADALIDEINFLRALYEAELAQMQTNVSDTSVVLSMDNNRTLDLDSIIAEVKAQYEEIARRSREEAESWYKCKYEELQSSACRYGDDLCNTKQEITEINRMIQRLRSEIEHVKKQCTSLQSAIADAEQRGELALRDAKNKLAELENALQKAKQDMAQLLKDYQELMNVKLALDVEIATYRKLLEGEECRLYGEGAGQVNISVVQSTTSSGYGSAGGVSSGYGMGGGGVSSGYGMGGGGVSSGYGMGGGSGYSYSSGPSVGGGFSSSSGRTIGGGLSSSGGSSSTVKFSTTSSSGRKSYRP, from the exons ATGACTTCCAGATCCACCGTGAGAAGCCAAAGCGGCAGCCGCCGTGTCTTCAGTGCCGGCTCAGCCAGAGTCCCTGGGGTCAACCGCTCTGGCTTCAGCAGCATGTCCGTGTGCCGCTCCAGGGGCAGTGGAGGCTTCACTGGAGTGGGTGGAGGAGCTAGCTTTGGCAGCCGCAGCCTCTATGGCATAGGGGGCTCCAAGAGGATCTCCCTCGGAGGGGGCAGCTGTGCCTTCGGTGGCGGATATGGCAGCAGAGCTGGAGGCGGCCTTGGCTTTGGAGGTGGAGCCGGGAGTGGATTTGGTTTCGGCAGTGGAGCTGGTGGTGGCATTGGGCTCGGTGGTGGAGCTGGCTTTGGTGGTGGCTATGGGGGCTCTGGCTTCTCCGTCTGCCCCCCTGGAGGCATCCAAGAGGTCACCATCAACCAGAGTCTCCTGACTCCCCTCAACCTGCAAATCGACCCCACCATCCAGCGAATCAAGACTGAGGAGCGGGAGCAGATCAAGACCCTCAACAACAGGTTCGCCTCCTTCATCGACAAG GTCCGATTCCTGGAGCAGCAGAACAAGGTCCTGGAAACCAAGTGGGCCCTGCTGCAGGAGCAGGGCACCAAGACCGTGAGGCAGAGCCTGGAGCCTTATTTCGAGCAGTACATCAACAATCTCAGGGGACAGCTGGACTACCTTGTCTCAGAGAGAAGCCGTCTGGACTCAGAGCTCAGGGGGATGCAGGACACGGTAGAGGACTTCAAGAAGAA ATATGAAGATGAAATCAACAAGCGCACGTCAGCAGAGAATGAATTTGTGAATCTAAAGAAG GATGTGGATGTTGCTTACATGACTAAGGTTGATCTACAAGCCAAGGCAGACGCTCTCATAGATGAGATCAACTTCCTCAGAGCCCTCTATGAAGCA GAACTGGCTCAGATGCAAACCAACGTCTCAGATACTTCTGTCGTCCTCTCCATGGACAACAACCGCACCCTGGACCTGGACAGCATCATTGCTGAAGTCAAAGCCCAATATGAGGAGATCGCTCGCAGGAGCCGGGAGGAGGCTGAGTCCTGGTACAAGTGCAAG TACGAGGAGCTGCAGAGTTCAGCGTGCAGATATGGGGACGACCTGTGCAACACCAAACAGGAGATCACTGAGATCAACCGCATGATCCAGAGGCTGAGATCTGAGATTGAACACGTCAAGAAGCAG TGCACCAGCCTGCAATCCGCCATCGCCGATGCAGAGCAGCGTGGGGAGCTGGCCCTCAGGGATGCCAAGAACAAGCTGGCCGAGCTGGAGAACGCCCTGCAGAAGGCCAAGCAGGACATGGCGCAGCTACTGAAGGACTACCAGGAGCTCATGAATGTCAAGCTGGCCCTGGACGTGGAGATCGCCACCTACAGGAAGCTGCTGGAGGGCGAGGAGTGCAG GCTGTATGGGGAAGGCGCTGGACAAGTCAACATCT CCGTGGTACAGTCCACCACCTCCAGTGGCTATGGCAGTGCTGGCGGTGTCAGCAGCGGCTACGGCATGGGCGGAGGCGGTGTCAGCAGCGGCTACGGCATGGGCGGAGGCGGTGTCAGCAGCGGCTACGGCATGGGCGGAGGCAGTGGCTACTCCTACAGCAGTGGTCCTAGCGTTGGAGGTGGCTTCAGTTCCAGCAGTGGCAGAACAATAGGTGGTGGCCTCAGCTCCTCCGGGGGCAGCAGTTCCACCGTCAAATTcagcaccacctcctcctccggCAGGAAGAGCTACAGGCCTTGA